A single window of Leptospira semungkisensis DNA harbors:
- a CDS encoding ribonuclease H-like domain-containing protein → MLEHTFCHLPGIDVIEEAKLWERGILHWNEFREELKEKVKSPEDMYSRLLLDSLDFSRKEIGRKNWDYFFFALPNQQKWRLFPYIRESLLYLDIETSGLGDGDFVTVVGTYNGKNFQSFLRGRNMDDFPESVSNSNVFVTYNGAAFDVPFLEREFSRKFKNRHIDLMYVLRSLGFKGGLKGCEKALGIKRDLPYEINGAEAVRLWWQYVQYDDQDALDLLLKYNREDVINLELLFIKAYNLKIKETRFFGEVISES, encoded by the coding sequence ATGCTAGAACATACTTTCTGTCATCTCCCTGGGATTGACGTAATCGAAGAGGCAAAACTCTGGGAAAGAGGGATTTTGCATTGGAACGAATTCCGGGAGGAATTGAAAGAGAAAGTAAAATCACCCGAGGATATGTATTCTCGACTTCTCTTGGATTCCTTGGACTTCTCTCGTAAAGAAATCGGGAGAAAGAACTGGGACTATTTCTTCTTTGCTCTTCCTAACCAGCAAAAATGGAGACTTTTTCCGTATATTAGAGAAAGCTTATTGTATTTAGACATAGAGACTTCCGGGCTAGGAGACGGAGATTTTGTAACCGTGGTAGGCACCTACAACGGAAAGAATTTCCAAAGTTTTCTGAGAGGAAGGAATATGGATGATTTTCCGGAGAGCGTTTCTAATTCGAATGTGTTCGTAACGTACAACGGAGCCGCTTTCGATGTTCCCTTCTTAGAAAGAGAGTTTAGTCGTAAATTCAAGAATAGACATATAGATCTGATGTACGTCCTACGGAGTTTGGGTTTCAAGGGAGGACTCAAAGGTTGCGAAAAGGCTCTCGGGATCAAACGCGATTTACCGTATGAGATCAACGGAGCGGAAGCAGTTCGACTTTGGTGGCAGTACGTTCAGTATGACGACCAAGACGCTTTGGACCTTCTCTTAAAATACAATCGAGAAGATGTGATCAATCTAGAACTCTTGTTTATCAAAGCCTATAATCTGAAAATCAAAGAAACCCGATTCTTCGGCGAAGTGATTTCGGAGAGCTGA
- a CDS encoding flagellar assembly protein FlaA yields the protein MDRKEFSNSKKKFLFGTLCAIYFLSFYRSDAVDLSGIYKEVLVQDFETDPFGEENVKSKLGPDFTPEVRISSVFRTPERESEKSLYVEVSAEKNQSFQILFKKPWSSQEFVKEFKFHLYANEGGGSLFILVRDSSLEIKKLLLTHFNFTGWKTLKVDITRKVRQDDLVTHKSSELVFLGFLYEAPFERKRGTREVFVIDDILAKVRPKYMIFPGEKTLVK from the coding sequence ATGGACCGAAAAGAATTCTCTAACTCTAAGAAGAAATTTCTCTTCGGAACTCTTTGCGCTATATACTTTCTTTCTTTCTATAGAAGTGATGCAGTGGATCTTTCCGGAATTTATAAGGAAGTCTTAGTGCAAGATTTCGAAACGGATCCATTCGGAGAGGAGAATGTAAAATCAAAGCTCGGCCCCGATTTTACTCCGGAAGTCCGTATCTCCAGTGTATTCAGAACTCCCGAAAGAGAATCTGAAAAATCCCTTTATGTAGAAGTAAGCGCGGAGAAGAATCAATCCTTCCAGATTCTATTCAAGAAACCTTGGTCCTCTCAAGAGTTCGTAAAGGAATTCAAGTTTCATCTCTATGCGAACGAAGGTGGAGGATCTCTTTTTATTTTGGTTCGAGATTCGAGTCTGGAGATCAAAAAACTCCTTCTTACTCATTTCAATTTTACCGGATGGAAAACATTGAAAGTGGATATCACTCGAAAAGTAAGGCAAGACGACCTGGTCACTCATAAGAGTTCGGAGTTGGTATTCTTAGGATTCTTGTATGAGGCTCCATTCGAGAGAAAGAGAGGAACAAGAGAAGTCTTTGTGATAGACGATATTCTCGCTAAAGTCCGACCCAAATATATGATCTTTCCGGGTGAAAAGACTTTAGTAAAATAG
- a CDS encoding NAD(P)-dependent oxidoreductase — protein MPLPILYYPEGTTGASEIFSYFRNLEIRSYPVRHPESVEKEKPEILIANTRLKIDRETCVKFPSVKVFATVSSGTDHVNFSDLKQESRIFLNSPGCNAGSVAEYCWVALLHFFSEEELKQKKVGIIGYGNTGQAFGKILEAKGIAFQYNDPYHKEKSLPLKEILEFPIVSFHIPLTSDGPYPTLDLLTQEMASSLRPGTLVLNTSRGEIWTEEAFHKILDRNDLSKVLDVFRPEPPKNDLAVQMSDLAHSIFTPHIAGYSQLGRLLGTYRLAEKLCILYKDGPLPPLEKFLAKDPAIKTENFLKEEDSLLRASWKKNDWEYFEKRRNSYPIRKDLGIVDLY, from the coding sequence ATGCCTCTTCCCATTCTATATTATCCGGAAGGAACCACCGGAGCCTCAGAGATCTTTTCTTATTTTCGTAATCTGGAAATAAGATCATATCCAGTAAGGCATCCGGAGTCTGTGGAAAAGGAGAAGCCAGAGATCCTGATTGCGAACACTCGATTAAAGATAGATAGAGAAACTTGTGTAAAATTTCCGAGTGTGAAGGTTTTTGCTACTGTGAGTTCCGGGACCGATCATGTGAATTTTTCGGATTTAAAACAAGAATCTCGGATCTTTTTGAATTCTCCCGGCTGCAACGCAGGCTCTGTCGCTGAATACTGCTGGGTTGCTCTTCTTCATTTCTTTTCGGAAGAAGAATTGAAGCAAAAGAAGGTCGGCATCATCGGTTATGGAAATACGGGCCAAGCTTTCGGAAAGATCCTAGAAGCGAAAGGGATCGCCTTTCAATACAATGATCCTTATCATAAGGAAAAATCTCTGCCCTTAAAAGAGATCTTAGAATTCCCCATCGTAAGTTTTCATATTCCTCTTACTTCAGACGGGCCTTATCCTACGCTGGATCTACTTACGCAAGAGATGGCATCTTCTCTTCGTCCCGGGACATTGGTGCTGAACACGAGTAGGGGAGAGATTTGGACTGAGGAAGCGTTCCATAAGATCCTGGATCGAAATGATTTATCCAAGGTGCTGGATGTGTTTCGCCCAGAGCCTCCTAAGAATGATCTGGCCGTCCAGATGAGCGATCTCGCTCATTCTATTTTTACTCCGCATATCGCAGGATATAGCCAACTAGGCAGGCTCCTCGGAACATATAGATTAGCGGAGAAGCTTTGCATTCTATACAAAGATGGGCCCCTTCCTCCTTTGGAAAAATTCTTAGCGAAAGACCCCGCGATAAAAACAGAGAACTTCTTAAAAGAAGAAGATTCCCTTCTCAGAGCCTCTTGGAAGAAGAATGACTGGGAATATTTCGAAAAAAGAAGAAACTCTTATCCGATCCGGAAGGATCTGGGTATTGTGGATCTATATTAG
- a CDS encoding apolipoprotein N-acyltransferase yields MIRFSRNPILPLAYSFGIAFGILFGMEPFEFFPAGGLGAACAYLLFLELRKWSTRSVIYWLLVLSQIINLVVFFWIPSSITAISGTGLFVSWIIFLVYGLFSHSKLFLFFFGWNISLNVYSKYENSSKRKELFGWFLFPIWGIFSDLVTPQLFPWFWGNLGEGNLSFSQIASFVGVYGVGFFLLLGTSSLVLWKNSSFRKFAYSGILIFGLVWTLGGLRLYLAPNYEVPNSTPKVENDVLKLSAVLLQPNTSPGKRELAENPEFVGQTISTSLELGLRSSLETSPPPDILFIPESAIPFHGTIPSDPANPSVYSSTFHGAVMYLTYKTGADVLFNELNQFPEGLKNQVTLLSSNTGEFIRYDKRRLLAFGEYIPFETALPFLRKLFKETSYYVTGGDPKPLQGERFLQRQRWPSPPTEEEISLIQNPENFHPISAEMRKEEKVQYQILPLICYEAMFPALVHDSVKSASNDMYTFLANPTNDSWFSSRVEAWQHGGAARFRAIEYGLSFVRPAVTGVSFAVDAYGRSLNHPTQYGEKVTDSFLLPATKLKAGGNTFFAKWGNIPFFLYSILIAALFPLMGKRFLAGTPD; encoded by the coding sequence ATGATCCGATTTTCTAGAAATCCGATCCTTCCTCTCGCCTACTCGTTCGGGATTGCATTCGGGATCTTATTCGGAATGGAACCCTTCGAGTTCTTTCCTGCGGGAGGACTCGGAGCGGCCTGCGCATATCTTCTATTCTTGGAGCTAAGAAAATGGAGCACACGTTCTGTGATCTATTGGCTCCTTGTTCTCTCTCAGATCATCAATCTTGTGGTTTTCTTTTGGATTCCCTCTTCTATCACTGCGATCTCAGGAACAGGCTTGTTCGTATCCTGGATCATATTTCTGGTGTACGGACTCTTCTCCCATAGCAAATTGTTCTTATTCTTTTTTGGATGGAATATTAGCTTAAACGTATATTCTAAATATGAGAATTCTTCCAAGAGAAAGGAATTATTCGGATGGTTCCTGTTTCCGATCTGGGGAATATTCTCAGATCTTGTGACCCCTCAATTATTTCCATGGTTCTGGGGAAACTTAGGAGAAGGGAATCTTTCGTTCTCCCAGATCGCGTCTTTCGTAGGAGTTTACGGAGTTGGATTCTTTCTTCTCTTAGGAACCTCCAGCCTTGTTCTGTGGAAGAACTCATCCTTTAGAAAATTTGCATATTCCGGGATCTTGATCTTTGGGCTTGTTTGGACACTTGGAGGACTCAGGCTTTATTTGGCCCCGAATTACGAAGTACCGAACAGCACTCCTAAAGTAGAGAACGATGTTTTAAAACTTTCCGCAGTCCTATTGCAACCGAATACTTCCCCAGGAAAAAGAGAGCTGGCCGAAAATCCGGAGTTCGTAGGTCAGACGATCAGCACTTCCTTAGAATTAGGGCTTAGATCTTCTTTAGAAACTTCTCCTCCTCCTGATATTCTTTTTATTCCAGAGTCTGCAATCCCGTTCCACGGGACAATTCCAAGCGATCCTGCAAATCCTTCCGTTTATTCTTCTACATTTCACGGCGCGGTAATGTATCTAACGTATAAAACGGGTGCAGATGTTTTATTCAACGAATTGAATCAATTTCCAGAAGGATTGAAGAACCAGGTCACATTGCTCTCCTCAAACACAGGAGAATTTATTCGTTACGATAAGAGAAGATTATTGGCGTTCGGGGAATACATTCCTTTCGAAACAGCTCTTCCCTTCTTAAGAAAATTGTTCAAAGAAACTTCTTACTATGTGACTGGAGGAGATCCTAAACCTTTGCAAGGAGAGAGATTTCTGCAAAGACAAAGGTGGCCTTCTCCACCGACTGAAGAGGAAATTTCTCTTATCCAGAATCCGGAAAATTTTCATCCTATTTCTGCCGAAATGAGAAAAGAAGAAAAGGTGCAATATCAGATCCTTCCTCTAATCTGTTATGAGGCAATGTTTCCTGCGCTTGTGCATGATTCAGTCAAAAGCGCGTCTAACGATATGTATACCTTCTTAGCCAATCCAACGAACGACTCCTGGTTTTCTTCCAGAGTAGAAGCTTGGCAACATGGAGGAGCAGCTCGCTTCAGAGCGATCGAATACGGACTCAGTTTTGTAAGACCTGCTGTAACTGGAGTTTCTTTCGCGGTGGATGCATACGGAAGAAGTTTAAATCATCCTACTCAATATGGTGAGAAGGTTACAGATTCCTTCCTTCTTCCTGCGACTAAGTTGAAAGCAGGTGGGAATACATTTTTCGCCAAATGGGGAAATATACCCTTCTTTCTTTACTCGATTTTGATCGCCGCGTTATTCCCTCTTATGGGAAAACGGTTCTTGGCGGGAACGCCAGATTAA
- a CDS encoding lipase secretion chaperone — translation MLERLKEIPLKVWLFSLGFLFFLVLVIFLLWEPGSTGKEFGFDGSDADGYTVTQNEAGEWVINPEIVSTSHELYKDGEWLTYDEILKSASNGELDLVSSLWELRRKCPADYSPDQCNEIVKAFILEHYPGADGERLVGLFRKYLSYEIVLRDFEQPRGKTPEEIYDLVKKKRREIFSDQDAKLIFGLEESEKEFQFGYNQFLSETKGLSGDKKLARYEEYRKGVYGNYYNAINKREPKFTKYETELFFKESDLDKLPPAQKDPQVRAIREKYFGKDGADRIEKVYKEIESSKQKESQTDQEEQTWLKAHPTARPEERDKALKDIRVKNLGQEEADAYARRKALEEDQRRLQGK, via the coding sequence ATGTTAGAACGTTTAAAAGAAATACCCCTGAAAGTTTGGCTTTTTTCCCTAGGTTTCCTTTTTTTCCTAGTACTCGTTATTTTCCTGCTTTGGGAACCAGGTTCCACTGGCAAAGAATTCGGATTCGATGGCTCCGACGCTGACGGTTATACAGTAACCCAAAATGAAGCCGGAGAATGGGTCATCAATCCTGAGATAGTTTCCACCTCTCATGAATTGTACAAAGACGGCGAATGGCTCACGTATGATGAGATTCTAAAGAGTGCATCCAATGGAGAATTGGATTTGGTTTCTTCTCTTTGGGAATTGAGAAGAAAATGTCCTGCAGATTATAGTCCAGACCAATGCAATGAGATCGTAAAAGCTTTCATTCTAGAACATTATCCTGGTGCAGACGGAGAAAGATTGGTCGGTCTATTTAGAAAGTATCTTTCTTATGAGATCGTGCTGAGAGATTTCGAGCAACCCAGAGGCAAAACTCCCGAAGAGATCTACGATTTAGTAAAGAAGAAGAGAAGAGAGATCTTCTCCGACCAAGATGCAAAACTGATCTTCGGCTTAGAAGAATCAGAGAAAGAATTCCAGTTCGGATACAATCAATTCTTGAGCGAAACCAAAGGTCTTTCCGGAGATAAAAAACTCGCGAGATACGAAGAGTATCGCAAAGGAGTTTATGGAAATTATTATAATGCGATCAATAAGAGAGAGCCTAAGTTTACTAAGTATGAAACGGAACTCTTCTTTAAAGAATCTGATCTAGACAAACTTCCGCCAGCTCAGAAAGATCCTCAAGTCAGAGCGATCCGAGAGAAATATTTCGGAAAAGACGGAGCGGATCGCATAGAGAAGGTCTATAAAGAGATCGAATCTAGCAAGCAGAAGGAAAGCCAGACAGACCAAGAGGAACAGACTTGGCTCAAGGCTCATCCAACCGCTCGTCCAGAAGAAAGAGACAAGGCTTTAAAAGATATCCGTGTCAAGAATTTGGGCCAAGAAGAAGCGGACGCGTATGCTAGACGTAAAGCGTTGGAAGAAGACCAGAGACGCCTCCAAGGAAAATGA
- a CDS encoding TetR/AcrR family transcriptional regulator, producing the protein MKLAKSKPGWKKMPEEIRKTSILQAAMRCFFSKGFERTSVQDIAEAAGLTKGGIYFHFESKEEIRDTLIRNFLSWERFGFEDPEVAALPPHLRLVEYLERLAKRLAIDGNCSPRLFAEATACGAMEPEILEFYNSLERLFAKTIQEAQKNGKIHETLSPELLARTLLALFDGLQIQSDISSERDLQSKGREVLKSFFKTLLFIPSDDCQI; encoded by the coding sequence ATGAAATTGGCAAAATCCAAGCCTGGCTGGAAGAAAATGCCGGAAGAGATCCGCAAAACCTCGATCCTGCAGGCGGCGATGCGTTGTTTCTTTAGCAAAGGCTTCGAACGCACCTCGGTTCAGGATATTGCAGAAGCTGCAGGACTCACGAAAGGTGGGATCTATTTCCATTTCGAGAGCAAAGAAGAGATCCGGGACACTCTCATTCGAAATTTCCTATCCTGGGAAAGATTCGGCTTCGAGGATCCGGAGGTGGCCGCCCTTCCCCCACATCTAAGATTGGTGGAATATTTAGAGAGATTGGCAAAACGACTGGCCATAGATGGAAATTGCAGTCCTCGCTTGTTTGCAGAAGCCACCGCCTGCGGAGCAATGGAACCCGAAATATTAGAATTTTATAATTCTTTAGAGCGCCTATTTGCAAAGACCATACAAGAAGCCCAGAAAAACGGAAAGATCCATGAGACACTATCTCCTGAGCTATTGGCACGCACACTTCTGGCTTTATTTGACGGATTGCAGATACAATCGGACATTTCCAGTGAAAGAGATTTGCAAAGCAAAGGAAGAGAAGTGTTGAAATCCTTCTTTAAGACCTTGCTATTTATTCCTTCGGATGATTGCCAGATCTAA
- a CDS encoding NADH:flavin oxidoreductase/NADH oxidase family protein, which produces MVSVLEKNPLVEPLRLPNGTVLLNRIAKASMEEGLSNGKFLPGEKIFNLYSRWAKSGAGLLITGNVMVDPNGLTGPGNVILRKGMDLSGLKKWAEIAKSGGSKIWMQINHPGRQTFSFVSETPVAPSAIKVKIPGKMFEKVFGVPRALSGTEIKELIQKFVQAALLAESAGFDGVEVHAAHGYMISQFLSPISNIREDEWGGSLENRARLLVEVIKGIRAVVKPGFGVGVKLNSADFQGGGFQEEDAIQVIRMLEPLGIDLLEISGGNYESPAMQGTSGKREAYFLEFAKKAKQITKIPLLVTGGFRTRAVMLEAISSEEADMIGIAAPFAFHPEFASSLAEGKIEKVSADIPKLSNPAINSIAKMSAIRLQFRRMGEGKEPKLPLSLVFNLILDQIRSRRNAKRYKKFLIDGAN; this is translated from the coding sequence ATGGTATCAGTATTAGAGAAAAATCCGTTGGTAGAGCCGCTTAGGCTTCCGAACGGTACGGTTCTTTTGAATCGAATCGCAAAGGCATCAATGGAAGAAGGACTTTCGAATGGGAAATTTCTTCCAGGAGAAAAGATCTTTAATCTCTATTCTCGTTGGGCAAAAAGCGGTGCTGGATTGCTGATTACCGGAAACGTAATGGTGGATCCGAATGGGCTCACAGGTCCTGGCAATGTGATTCTGAGAAAAGGAATGGATCTAAGCGGATTGAAAAAATGGGCCGAGATCGCAAAGTCAGGAGGCTCCAAGATCTGGATGCAGATCAATCATCCAGGAAGACAAACCTTCAGTTTTGTTTCCGAAACTCCAGTAGCTCCCTCTGCAATCAAAGTTAAAATTCCAGGAAAGATGTTCGAAAAGGTCTTTGGAGTTCCAAGAGCGTTAAGCGGAACAGAGATCAAAGAACTCATCCAAAAATTCGTACAGGCTGCTTTGCTCGCAGAAAGCGCGGGTTTTGACGGGGTGGAAGTCCATGCGGCCCACGGGTACATGATCAGTCAGTTCTTATCTCCTATCAGCAATATTAGAGAAGATGAATGGGGTGGTTCTTTAGAAAACAGAGCCCGACTTCTTGTAGAAGTGATCAAAGGGATACGAGCTGTAGTGAAGCCTGGCTTCGGTGTAGGAGTAAAATTGAACTCCGCCGATTTCCAAGGAGGAGGTTTTCAAGAAGAAGACGCCATCCAAGTCATTCGAATGTTGGAACCTCTGGGAATAGACCTCTTAGAAATTTCCGGTGGGAACTACGAGTCTCCTGCTATGCAAGGAACAAGCGGCAAGAGAGAGGCTTACTTCTTGGAGTTCGCTAAAAAGGCAAAACAGATCACAAAGATCCCTCTTTTGGTCACCGGTGGTTTTCGGACAAGAGCAGTGATGCTAGAAGCGATTTCTTCTGAAGAAGCAGACATGATCGGGATCGCTGCTCCATTTGCGTTTCATCCGGAATTTGCGAGTTCTTTGGCAGAAGGAAAGATAGAAAAAGTTTCTGCCGATATTCCTAAACTATCCAATCCTGCAATCAATTCGATCGCTAAAATGTCTGCGATCCGTTTGCAATTTCGTAGAATGGGAGAAGGAAAAGAACCTAAGTTACCTCTGTCTTTGGTATTCAATCTGATATTAGATCAGATCCGTTCCAGAAGAAACGCCAAAAGATATAAGAAATTCTTAATAGATGGAGCGAATTAA
- a CDS encoding MBL fold metallo-hydrolase — protein MKIHHYDSIPDVVDIGDGIFKTEIPQPFYAPNNIYILPDGEPTLIDSGYLANLGMLQRALRKVDLSLSKIKHIFYTHNHLDHLSAVLTIRYYTDAKLYAMKGMASGIGNYLEHIEMFNRASRRLVYKGHRNPEARKKELTRIEEGNLNLKNTLSRGSRIQPDLRFDIELVEGDVIHAGGRDIGFLHTPGHNLWHLTPYILEENIFFTGDLVLQNISSIYAEVDGNLEDYYHSLERIAKMSIRRLLPAHGPEPESPQKAIKLLHKTLQILERGIIRRLKEKEYDLSALTLEAMGEKVANSGYYNTAMAILHSMVRKFIDKGWVEILETEPPYETYRWIGSRE, from the coding sequence TTGAAAATTCATCATTACGACTCCATCCCCGACGTAGTCGATATAGGAGACGGAATCTTTAAGACCGAAATCCCTCAGCCGTTTTACGCACCGAATAATATTTATATTCTTCCCGATGGAGAACCTACTCTGATCGATTCGGGTTATCTGGCAAATCTAGGAATGCTCCAAAGGGCTCTTAGAAAAGTCGATCTGAGCTTGAGTAAGATCAAACATATCTTTTACACTCACAATCATTTGGATCATTTGAGTGCAGTGCTTACGATCCGTTATTATACGGACGCAAAACTATATGCGATGAAGGGAATGGCTTCCGGCATAGGTAACTATCTGGAGCATATCGAAATGTTCAATCGAGCTTCTCGTCGTTTGGTGTATAAGGGGCATAGAAATCCCGAAGCCAGAAAGAAAGAATTAACAAGGATAGAAGAAGGAAATCTTAACTTAAAGAATACATTAAGTAGAGGATCTCGCATCCAACCTGATTTGCGTTTCGATATAGAATTGGTAGAAGGGGACGTGATCCATGCAGGAGGAAGGGATATCGGTTTCTTGCATACTCCCGGTCATAATCTTTGGCATCTAACTCCCTATATCTTGGAAGAGAATATATTCTTCACAGGTGATTTGGTCCTACAAAATATATCTTCTATTTATGCCGAGGTAGACGGGAACTTAGAGGATTATTATCATTCCTTAGAAAGAATCGCTAAGATGAGTATCCGAAGACTGTTGCCAGCTCATGGTCCCGAGCCGGAATCTCCTCAGAAAGCGATCAAACTTCTTCATAAAACATTGCAGATCCTAGAGCGTGGGATCATACGTAGATTAAAGGAAAAGGAATACGATCTATCCGCCTTAACTCTGGAGGCTATGGGAGAGAAGGTCGCTAATTCAGGATATTATAATACTGCGATGGCGATTCTTCATTCTATGGTTCGAAAATTCATAGATAAAGGCTGGGTAGAAATTTTGGAAACTGAGCCTCCCTATGAGACTTATAGATGGATTGGGAGCAGGGAATAG
- a CDS encoding MFS transporter: MRENQVKVYGYRWVILGLYALITAIIQIQWLSLASIAREAKLFYGVSGFQIDLLSLIFLGVFVFLAIPASYIIDTYGIRIGVGIGAFLTGIFSLLKGFYAHDFNIVVLSQIGLAIAQPFILNAVTKVSVQWFPITERATAVALGTLAQFIGIIIVMLLTPRLIGETAPNPAAIPGILLNYGIASFVGSLLFLAFFKEKPPTSPSVHGEDARIKVFEGLKHILKQKDMQKALFLFLIGLGIFNAISTCIDQICESKGLNMTQSGEIAGMMLMSGIIGGVFVPIISDKLGRRQPFILLAMAGFLPGIFLLSFAHDYYFVLAGAFLIGFFVLGIGAPIGFQYCAEVTSPAPESSSQGLLLWIGQISGIAFIVGLNTLGSDLFLKIFIGLGAVNLAIAFLLKESPMMDWNGEKLKENSLTHK; this comes from the coding sequence ATGCGTGAAAACCAGGTAAAGGTATACGGCTACAGATGGGTGATCCTCGGCCTATACGCGCTAATCACGGCAATTATTCAAATACAATGGCTAAGTCTTGCGTCGATTGCGAGAGAGGCTAAACTATTCTACGGAGTGAGCGGTTTTCAAATCGACCTTCTCTCCTTGATTTTCTTGGGAGTGTTCGTGTTCTTAGCGATCCCTGCTTCCTATATCATCGACACTTATGGAATTCGCATTGGAGTAGGAATCGGAGCCTTTCTAACTGGCATCTTCTCCTTACTCAAAGGCTTTTATGCGCATGATTTTAATATCGTGGTTCTATCTCAAATCGGTCTAGCGATCGCTCAACCTTTCATTCTAAACGCAGTCACTAAGGTAAGCGTGCAATGGTTCCCAATTACAGAAAGAGCCACCGCTGTCGCGTTAGGAACATTAGCCCAATTCATAGGGATCATAATCGTAATGCTTCTTACCCCGAGACTGATCGGAGAAACCGCACCTAATCCTGCGGCCATCCCTGGGATCCTACTAAATTACGGCATCGCTTCTTTTGTAGGTTCCTTACTGTTTTTAGCATTCTTTAAGGAAAAGCCTCCTACTTCTCCTAGCGTTCATGGAGAAGATGCAAGGATCAAAGTGTTCGAGGGCTTGAAACATATATTGAAACAAAAAGATATGCAAAAGGCTCTCTTTCTCTTCTTGATCGGACTTGGGATCTTTAATGCGATCAGCACCTGTATCGATCAAATCTGTGAATCCAAAGGATTGAATATGACCCAATCCGGAGAGATCGCAGGAATGATGCTCATGTCGGGGATTATCGGCGGCGTTTTTGTTCCTATCATCTCTGATAAGTTAGGAAGAAGACAACCATTCATTCTGCTCGCTATGGCAGGCTTCTTACCAGGGATCTTTCTTCTTTCGTTTGCTCATGATTATTATTTCGTCTTAGCAGGAGCATTCCTGATTGGATTCTTTGTTTTGGGGATCGGTGCTCCGATCGGATTCCAATACTGTGCAGAGGTAACTTCTCCTGCACCCGAATCTTCTTCTCAAGGATTGCTTCTTTGGATCGGACAAATCTCGGGCATCGCATTCATCGTAGGACTGAATACTCTCGGATCGGATCTATTCCTAAAGATCTTTATTGGACTCGGAGCGGTGAATTTAGCCATCGCCTTCTTGTTGAAGGAATCTCCTATGATGGATTGGAATGGAGAAAAACTAAAAGAGAACTCCTTAACTCACAAGTAA
- a CDS encoding LIC10920 family plasminogen-binding lipoprotein: protein MASKKMVFSKLLPVATAALIASAFLISCNNNNINKVDLTATGADGTQFNITGEIDKTNTSNCGTASPYSGSTTTGTTTTTTTTSSGSTNSLFTVNSRMYFTTGAFITLKFLYDSTQNQGSVDSQQGFSFSGLPLLNEPAVVANFGKIFWGGSGVPVDTGNSGTQALSYLTVTLNLVGNKVTSGSAGLALSQCYTTDFIHCTSATSSSMCYTQDGINCYNTNTASGPTVTIKGDINCTSNSIPSGSSSTTSQ from the coding sequence ATGGCATCTAAGAAGATGGTTTTTTCCAAATTATTGCCAGTCGCGACAGCGGCTTTGATCGCAAGTGCGTTCCTTATTTCCTGCAATAATAATAATATCAACAAAGTGGACCTGACCGCGACCGGCGCTGACGGAACCCAGTTCAATATTACCGGTGAGATCGATAAAACGAATACTTCGAATTGTGGGACCGCTTCTCCTTATTCAGGAAGCACTACTACAGGAACGACCACTACTACTACGACTACTTCCTCAGGAAGCACAAACAGTCTATTTACAGTAAACTCCCGTATGTATTTTACGACTGGGGCTTTTATCACTCTCAAGTTCCTTTATGATTCCACTCAGAACCAAGGATCTGTAGATTCACAACAAGGATTCTCCTTCTCCGGTCTTCCTTTGTTGAACGAACCTGCAGTTGTAGCAAACTTCGGAAAAATCTTTTGGGGAGGAAGTGGAGTTCCAGTCGATACCGGAAATTCAGGAACTCAGGCGCTTTCTTACTTAACGGTCACCTTAAACTTGGTAGGAAATAAGGTTACCAGCGGTTCTGCGGGACTCGCTTTGTCTCAGTGTTATACTACAGACTTTATCCACTGTACTTCTGCGACTTCTTCCAGTATGTGTTATACGCAAGACGGTATTAACTGTTATAACACAAATACCGCTTCGGGACCGACAGTAACGATCAAAGGCGATATTAACTGTACAAGTAATTCGATCCCTTCCGGATCCTCTTCGACTACTTCTCAATAA